A part of Streptomyces sp. DSM 40750 genomic DNA contains:
- a CDS encoding HpcH/HpaI aldolase/citrate lyase family protein translates to MTLQPTTPIPLTWLYVPGDRPEVVAKALASGADVVIVDLEDAVAPDRKDYARAATAELLSAAPPVPVHVRVNALNTPQAAEDLKALSPLPGLAALRLPKITSPAEVVSVAERTAPAEGGAIPLYALLESALGVERAYDIAASHPALHGITLGEADLRADLAVHHDPALDWPRSRVILAARAAGLPSPAQSIYPDTKDLEGLAASSAHGRTLGFLGRAAIHPRQLPVIERAYAPTPQEIESAEQILEAATTTRGAQALPNGRFIDPAVVAVAHRTLSLAHRAPRH, encoded by the coding sequence GTGACCCTCCAGCCGACGACGCCCATCCCGCTCACCTGGCTGTACGTCCCCGGCGACCGCCCGGAGGTGGTCGCCAAGGCCCTGGCCTCCGGCGCGGACGTGGTGATCGTGGACCTGGAGGACGCGGTCGCCCCCGACCGCAAGGACTACGCCCGCGCGGCCACCGCCGAACTCCTCTCGGCCGCTCCCCCCGTCCCGGTCCACGTACGCGTGAACGCCCTGAACACCCCACAAGCCGCAGAGGACCTCAAGGCCCTCTCCCCCCTCCCCGGCCTGGCGGCCCTCCGCCTCCCTAAGATCACGTCCCCCGCCGAGGTCGTGAGCGTCGCGGAACGAACCGCACCGGCCGAAGGAGGCGCGATCCCCCTGTACGCCCTCCTCGAATCGGCCCTGGGCGTGGAACGGGCCTACGACATCGCCGCCTCCCACCCCGCGCTCCACGGCATCACCCTCGGCGAGGCGGACCTCCGCGCCGACCTGGCCGTCCACCATGACCCGGCCCTCGACTGGCCCCGCTCCCGAGTGATCCTCGCCGCCCGAGCCGCAGGCCTCCCCTCCCCCGCCCAGTCGATCTACCCGGACACGAAGGACCTCGAAGGCCTGGCCGCCTCCTCCGCCCACGGCCGCACCCTGGGCTTCCTCGGCCGCGCCGCCATCCACCCCCGCCAACTCCCGGTGATCGAACGCGCCTACGCCCCCACCCCGCAGGAAATCGAGTCGGCCGAGCAGATCCTCGAAGCCGCAACCACAACCCGCGGCGCCCAAGCCCTCCCGAACGGCCGCTTCATCGACCCAGCGGTCGTAGCGGTCGCCCACAGAACCCTGTCCCTGGCCCACCGCGCCCCCAGACACTGA
- a CDS encoding ADP-ribosylglycohydrolase family protein codes for MTPLRLTWVQPEDLLGHELHQARQDGREPSAIAARWQSAGGPPAPLRAGASAQPASRYLRLLAEDLLDELADLPSSRAESEPTELSKIKALCVNWPARPALPGAVPEGNPPTPATHLPRLEAAWLGRAVGCLLGKPVEKLPLTAIRRLAAAAGNWPLTTWFTARGVPPDLLTAHPWNRRSAPTSLAENIDGMPEDDDLNFPLLNLLLLARHGRHFTTTDVATLWLDELPAGRTFTAERIAYRNLLTGVEPPHTARRRNPFREWIGALIRADVHGWTNPGDPAAAAEQAHRDATLTHTANGVYAAMFIAATIAEAAAPESPTTTPGTAPTTGTGTGSGTGTGTGTDIHHCLRTGLTVVPPNSRLAKAIHHALQLTAETRDFDTIVDELHTTYADHHWVHAIPNTALLTAALTHANGDFTASICRAVSGGWDTDSNGATAGSIAGLLAGSPDALPDRWTAPLKNRLTTSIADFNGVGFDTLAQLTLRETRHP; via the coding sequence GTGACCCCCCTCCGCCTCACCTGGGTCCAACCGGAGGACCTCCTCGGCCACGAACTCCACCAGGCACGACAGGACGGCCGCGAACCCTCCGCCATCGCCGCCCGCTGGCAATCGGCGGGCGGCCCCCCGGCCCCCCTCCGCGCCGGCGCGTCCGCTCAACCTGCCTCCCGCTACCTGCGTCTCCTGGCCGAGGATCTGCTGGACGAACTGGCAGACCTACCGAGTAGCCGGGCGGAGAGTGAGCCGACAGAACTGAGCAAGATCAAGGCCCTGTGCGTCAACTGGCCCGCTCGCCCTGCTCTGCCCGGCGCAGTTCCGGAAGGAAACCCACCCACCCCAGCCACCCACCTCCCCCGCCTGGAAGCCGCCTGGCTCGGCCGCGCCGTCGGCTGTCTCCTGGGCAAACCCGTCGAGAAACTCCCCCTCACAGCCATCCGCCGACTCGCCGCCGCCGCCGGCAACTGGCCCCTCACCACCTGGTTCACCGCCCGAGGCGTCCCCCCGGACCTCCTCACGGCCCACCCCTGGAACCGCCGCTCCGCCCCCACCTCCCTCGCCGAGAACATCGACGGCATGCCCGAGGACGACGATCTCAACTTCCCCCTCCTCAACCTCCTCCTGCTCGCCCGCCACGGCAGACACTTCACCACCACCGACGTGGCGACGCTCTGGCTCGACGAACTCCCCGCCGGCCGCACCTTCACCGCCGAACGCATCGCCTACCGCAACCTGCTCACCGGCGTCGAGCCCCCGCACACCGCCCGCCGCCGCAACCCGTTCCGCGAATGGATCGGCGCCCTGATCCGCGCCGACGTCCACGGCTGGACCAACCCCGGCGACCCGGCCGCCGCAGCGGAACAAGCCCACCGCGACGCCACCCTCACCCACACCGCGAACGGCGTCTACGCGGCGATGTTCATCGCGGCCACCATCGCCGAGGCCGCCGCACCCGAAAGCCCCACCACAACCCCCGGCACAGCCCCAACCACCGGCACCGGCACAGGCAGCGGCACCGGCACCGGCACCGGCACCGACATCCACCACTGCCTACGCACCGGCCTCACCGTCGTCCCCCCGAACTCCCGCCTGGCGAAGGCGATCCACCATGCCCTCCAACTCACCGCCGAAACCCGCGACTTCGACACGATCGTCGACGAACTCCACACCACCTACGCCGACCACCACTGGGTCCACGCCATCCCCAACACCGCCCTGCTCACCGCCGCCCTCACCCACGCGAACGGCGACTTCACGGCCTCCATCTGCCGCGCGGTGTCGGGCGGCTGGGACACCGACTCCAACGGCGCGACGGCGGGCAGCATCGCGGGCCTCCTCGCCGGCTCCCCGGACGCGCTGCCCGACCGCTGGACGGCCCCCCTCAAGAACCGCCTGACCACCTCGATCGCCGACTTCAACGGCGTCGGCTTCGACACCCTGGCCCAACTCACCCTCCGGGAGACCCGCCACCCATGA
- a CDS encoding CaiB/BaiF CoA transferase family protein, giving the protein MTQAYDPPLTHLRVLDLATLFAGPLAATMLGDFGAEVIKVEHPTKPDPSRGHGPSKDGVGLWWKLLGRNKRTLTLNLSKPGGRDTLLRLAATSDVIIENFRPGTLEKWGLGWKELSAANPRLVLARVTGFGQFGPYAHRPGFGTLAEAMSGFAAITGEPDAPPVLPPFGLADSIAGLATAYAVMTALAARDRTGEGQVVDMAIIEPILTVLGPQPLWYDQLGHVQPRTGNRSANNAPRNTYRTADGSWVAVSTSAQSVAERVMRLVGRPELVDEPWFGSGAERAGHADVLDEAVGAWIARHTREEVIEVFEKAEAAVAPIQDVREVMTDPQYRALDTITTVDDPDLGPLRMQNVLFRLSATPGAIRWAGRAHGADTDSILTELGLSEPDIETLRREGAL; this is encoded by the coding sequence ATGACCCAGGCGTACGACCCCCCGCTCACCCACCTGAGAGTCCTCGACCTCGCCACCCTCTTCGCCGGCCCCCTCGCCGCCACGATGCTCGGCGACTTCGGCGCGGAGGTCATCAAGGTCGAGCACCCCACGAAGCCGGACCCGTCCCGCGGCCACGGCCCCTCGAAGGACGGCGTGGGCCTGTGGTGGAAGCTGCTGGGCCGCAACAAGCGCACCCTGACACTGAACCTCTCCAAGCCCGGCGGCCGCGACACCCTCCTCCGCCTCGCCGCCACCTCCGACGTGATCATCGAGAACTTCCGCCCCGGCACCCTGGAGAAGTGGGGCCTCGGCTGGAAGGAGCTGTCGGCGGCGAACCCGCGCCTGGTCCTCGCCCGCGTCACCGGCTTCGGCCAGTTCGGCCCGTACGCGCACCGCCCCGGCTTCGGCACGCTCGCGGAGGCGATGAGCGGTTTCGCCGCGATCACCGGCGAGCCGGACGCCCCGCCGGTCCTGCCGCCCTTCGGCCTCGCCGACTCGATCGCGGGCCTGGCGACGGCGTACGCGGTGATGACCGCGCTCGCCGCGCGTGACCGTACGGGCGAGGGGCAGGTGGTCGACATGGCGATCATCGAGCCGATCCTCACCGTCCTCGGCCCCCAGCCCCTCTGGTACGACCAGCTCGGCCACGTCCAGCCGCGCACCGGCAACCGCTCCGCCAACAACGCGCCCCGGAACACCTACCGCACGGCGGACGGTTCCTGGGTGGCGGTCTCCACCTCCGCCCAGTCCGTCGCGGAACGGGTGATGCGCCTGGTCGGCCGCCCCGAGCTGGTCGACGAGCCCTGGTTCGGCTCGGGGGCCGAGCGGGCCGGCCACGCGGACGTCCTGGACGAGGCGGTCGGCGCGTGGATCGCCCGCCACACCCGCGAGGAGGTCATCGAGGTGTTCGAGAAGGCGGAGGCGGCGGTCGCCCCCATCCAGGACGTACGGGAGGTGATGACCGACCCCCAGTACCGTGCCCTGGACACCATCACGACCGTCGACGACCCCGACCTCGGCCCCCTGCGCATGCAGAACGTCCTCTTCCGCCTCTCCGCCACCCCCGGCGCCATCCGCTGGGCGGGCCGCGCGCACGGCGCCGACACGGACTCGATCCTCACCGAACTGGGCCTGTCCGAGCCGGACATCGAGACCCTCCGCCGGGAGGGCGCCCTGTGA
- a CDS encoding ADP-ribosylglycohydrolase family protein: MTPPTEANQHALPHAEQSAEASLEERITGALVGAAVGDALGGPVEGYTPEQILERHGGRVHGIVGPWNGDAWRTARPIAPYHKGDGHVTDDTLMTHALVRVYDRVRDHLDAYAVAEHLVPDMMTTPRWIPELEAEALPLQRVFLAEKWLVARIHYGHIDPREAGTGNIVNCGAAMYMAPVGLVNAANPAGAYAEALDIAGAHQSSYGREAAGVFAAAVAAACAPGATAESVIETSLALAKDGTRTAIESVCEVADRYTDFESALRPLREAVTPFDTVGPDYRAPSLGARRPSRLHAIEELPIALGMLLVARGDYRHAVLGSVNYGRDCDSIATMSGALAGALGSEIPSDWAKTVSEASRLDLHTPATTLTEVTLQIHDQDVRRRRAHESAFTILAPLR; encoded by the coding sequence ATGACGCCCCCAACGGAAGCCAACCAGCACGCACTGCCCCATGCCGAACAAAGCGCTGAAGCAAGCCTCGAAGAGCGCATCACCGGAGCCCTGGTCGGTGCAGCCGTGGGCGACGCCCTCGGCGGCCCCGTCGAGGGCTACACCCCGGAGCAGATCCTCGAACGCCACGGCGGCCGGGTCCACGGCATCGTCGGCCCCTGGAACGGCGACGCCTGGCGCACCGCCCGCCCCATCGCGCCGTACCACAAGGGCGACGGCCACGTCACCGACGACACCTTGATGACGCATGCGCTGGTACGGGTGTACGACCGCGTCCGCGACCACCTGGACGCGTACGCCGTCGCCGAGCACCTGGTGCCGGACATGATGACGACCCCGCGCTGGATCCCCGAGCTGGAGGCGGAGGCCCTCCCCCTCCAGCGGGTCTTCCTCGCCGAGAAGTGGCTCGTCGCCCGCATCCACTACGGCCACATCGACCCCCGCGAGGCCGGCACCGGCAACATCGTCAACTGCGGCGCCGCGATGTACATGGCCCCGGTCGGCCTGGTCAACGCGGCCAACCCGGCCGGCGCGTACGCCGAGGCCCTCGACATCGCGGGCGCCCACCAGTCGTCGTACGGCAGGGAGGCGGCGGGCGTGTTCGCGGCGGCCGTCGCGGCGGCGTGCGCACCGGGTGCGACCGCCGAGTCGGTGATCGAGACCTCCCTCGCCCTGGCCAAGGACGGCACACGCACGGCGATCGAGTCGGTGTGCGAAGTGGCCGACCGGTACACGGACTTCGAGTCGGCGCTACGACCGCTCCGCGAGGCGGTCACCCCGTTCGACACGGTCGGCCCCGACTACCGCGCCCCCTCCCTCGGCGCCCGCCGCCCCTCCCGCCTCCACGCGATCGAGGAACTCCCCATCGCGCTCGGCATGTTGCTCGTGGCCCGCGGTGACTACCGCCACGCGGTGCTGGGTTCGGTGAACTACGGCCGCGACTGCGACTCGATCGCCACGATGTCCGGCGCTCTGGCAGGCGCGCTGGGCTCGGAGATCCCGTCCGACTGGGCCAAGACGGTGTCGGAGGCCAGCCGCCTCGACCTCCACACCCCCGCCACGACCTTGACGGAGGTCACCCTCCAGATCCACGACCAGGACGTACGCCGCCGCCGCGCCCACGAGTCCGCCTTCACCATCCTGGCGCCCCTTCGGTGA